Part of the Nicotiana tabacum cultivar K326 chromosome 20, ASM71507v2, whole genome shotgun sequence genome, gtggtacgcctaccacaagattgatgaaataggagcgggtggtacgcctatcataagattgatgaaatgggagtgggtggtacgcctaccacaagacttgatgaaatgggagagggtggtacgcCTGCCAAAAGACTTGATGGAATGgaagtgggtggtacgcctaccacagaAATTACTGAAATAGGAGcggatggtacgcctaccactgaaattgagggagtttgggtttgagttttggagagttttaagtgagaatttgagagaccaaacggagtccgattttgatacattttatatggttagactcgagaGAGAATTATGTTTATGATTCTGCTATTTTTTActgattccaagacgtgggcccggtggccgaattttggccgatttcgaatttttggcatattttgtagtttttattgttgAATTCAATTCTTTAATatatgttgatggtattaatttgattatggttagattcggaACTTTTGGAGACCGATTCCAGAGACCAGGGCTTTTCGGAGTAAGGATTTTAcgctgttgaggtaagtaatagttttaactcTGGCCTTGAGAGTATAAACCCAGAGtatttgatatcgtgtgactgtttgAAGGTGATACCCacgttaggtgacgggcgtgtgggtgaaTACCTCGAGGGAtggagacttggtccgtcccttgaagcctcatggccatcatctgtgtttacgtagttacttgttgttgaacttgtctgctttcatgttagagatcatgcttaggctttattcatgctcacattatttgtacttagtcatagaaattattgtacatgtttacctcagtctattatttgctaatatgttgtgatacttgatgtgggatgtgtccccttatttgttgatgatggtgaggctagtgaggtacatgattgagtaaggccgagggcctggttgtgaggatattaataccatagcgcgtgagttgtccgcgtagcacgtgagttgatcgTGCCGGTCCAGGTAtttataccatagcgcgtgagttatctgcatagcacgtgagttgaccgtgcggatccaggtattgatatgatggctggttgtgaggatattaataccatagcgtgtgatttgtccgcgtagcacgtgagctgaccatgcgggtccaggtattgataccatagcgcatgagttgtccgcgtagcacgtgagttgaccgtgcggatccaggtattgatatggtagcacgtgagttgtccgtgcttagcacTTAGGCTTTGggagccctccggagtctgtacacaccccagtaagcgttgagtgttgagtgtattGAGTTTTGAGTTCTGAGTGGTGGAGTGACATTGTTGTgaagttgcatttacttttgttgttgctgcatttatctgttaaatttctttgtggtatttactaagttatggaatttacctgtttattcatgtttatctttttaaaattgtgaaaataaataattggactgttttacttagctcgtcactactgcccagttccttagttatttctgttactactgaggtggttgtactcataccacaccctgcactttatgtgcagatccaggtgagttagagcgcggtgatcgttgagttcaggccggctatctttggagactgcaaggtagctgctagcgtccgcagggccttgttactcctcttgtcatttctttTTTTGAACAGTTAGACAATTTATATATcttcttagtttatagttttagatgctcatgacttagtgacacctcgatgtttGAGACTCGTTTTcgtattttatattatatatatttagagTTGGTTTAGTTTATCAGGAATTAAATTATTGCAagtattttattaaattcttataatcaaattagtagtaatattttgggaagtaggcttgccttctaacacgataggcgtcatcacgaccatggttaaattttgggtcgtgacagtaagtcCATAAAAACAACATAGTGACCAATATTCATTGCTTTGCCATGACTTTCGGGTTCATTTTATGGCGTTTCAGGGTCATGCAACACGATTTCATAATTAAATCCAATTTTTTATGTTTACTACATGTTGATTTTGTAGAATTTTTTGGACGGACTCCCATTAACCTGAAATTTCATAGGTCCATAAGAAACAACCTAGTGACCAATACTTATCACTTCACCATGACTTACGGTTTCATTTTTTGTGTGTTTGGGGTCATACAATATGAATTTGTAATTATATCCACTTTTTCACGTGTATTAGTATATGCTAATTGTGTATAACTTTTTTTATGAACTCCAATTAGCCTGAAATTTCGTAGGTCTATAGAAAACTACCTAGTGATTAATACTCATTGTTTCATCATAACTTTCAGgttcattttttggtattttggaGTCATGCAACACGAATTTGTGATTATATTCACTTTTTCATGTATATTAGTATATGCTGATTCTGTATTATTTTTTGACGTACTCCAACCTGAAATTTCGTAGGTCCATTCTTCAAATTCAGCATCCAGCTGCTTCGATTGCAACAAATTACTTTTACTATACAAAGACAAATGTTCTCCAATCCCACATACTGGTATACTGATGAACATTAAGTGTACAAATCCAACGGTAAGTTCTATCCACAGGATTCCAAAAACGTTCACTGCACGGGACTTTTTATCTTTTCTCTAGTCATGTGCAAATGTCTCAACCGTCAAAGAACTGGTTTCTTCTGTTTATCATCTTCATTAAAGCTAGATGGAATCTCTGCAGCAAACCTAGGAGTGTCACTGTTAACATAACAGTAAAGAAAATTCTTAAAGGATTTAACTCATATAAACCAACACTGTAACGAATTTTAATACTGATCCAGCATgtagacccccccccccccctcctcttTCTAATATGACAAACCACAACCTCTATACCCTATATTCTTTTGTTTGTAATAACACAAAGAAACACTTAATAATCGGACATCAGAACTTAATACACTCAATAATTGCTACCAGTAAAACATATAAAGCTAGAAACATTTATGTCGAACACTATGCAATGCTCAATGTCCAGAACATGGACCAGTGGCGGATCTACATGCTGATTTTGGGTGCTCAAGCACCCATTAATTTTGACAAGATTTAGTAAATTTATAtaggtaattataaaaatatttagataaataTTGAGTGAACACCCATAACtaaactcttttttcctcttctttcatAATTTTTATCAGTGAGCACCCACGACTTTAAAATCCAGGATCCGCCAGGACCATACATGGTTCTGCAGTGTCGTAAATCAATCTTCTATGAATGGGAAAGAAATGGTAATGGAGACTTATCACTTATGAGAGGCACGATTTTCAGCCATATATTCTTCTGTTCTTTACATCACAAATATATCTTTAAAATCAGTTACAAAAGCCATTTAAGAACTAAAAAGATTCTCCACGACAAATGATATCCATTTAAAAATCTCAAAATGGAGCCATATATGTCCAAATAAGTTGTACGCTCATGACTGCATACAACACATACTGATGGAGTAGAAATCAAGATATTAAACATGGTCAAACCTCATCTGATGATTTGTCTGGGATGGCATTGTGTCCCTGATGCATTCCTCGGATATTCTTGATGATTAGGGTCTTCATCCCTTGctcttttggcagccttcaaaATTTTTGTTTGAAGAGTTCAAGTAACCATAGCCATATCTAAAGGAATCTCAAACAGTAACATACTAACATGAGCTAAAAAGCTTACCCTCATTTCATTCTCCCAGGGTATCTTCACGCGATCCAGATTATAGTTTTCATCAACTGGTGGTCTGTCCACATGGATGTAATCCTATATATCATTCTCAAGGAAAACTTATCAGGATATTGCTGGATAAAAAAGAAGCAACAAAAATAGTTTATACCTTTTCAACTTTACTGGAGAGCACTCTCTCTGGACAATAACGATGCTTACTTCCCTTCAGGACAAAATTTGAAGGCTTGCGTTCAAGATCTTCCTCCTCCATAATCTTAAGGTTCGTTTCATTGCAGCTAGTGAACCTAGGCTTCACCTGCTCCCCATTGACTTTTCCAGTGCGGGGACTTCGAAAACCACTGCTAGAGCTAGTATTAGTTCTAATTTCTGCACCATCATGTTTAGCCATATACTTATAGTTGCATCTGCCATCAACCGCCACTTCTCTTCCAGAACCTTTGTGCATGTCTATTGACGAGTCCCGCCCAAGATAGTAACAATCACCATCATGAATAGAGGAATTCTGACCAGGCTTTTCGTTGAAGTAATATTCGGGATGAGCAGACTTGAGTGATTTTTTGAAACTTGCACCTTCCAAATTAGGGACATGAGAGTTTGTCTTGGAAATGGATCCATGTCCCTATCGAAACCAATGCAAAAGCAAAGAAGGTATAATTCTAGAGATTGACTTGAGTACTTCAGTTTTGACAGCAAGATCAAGATATGGTAGGAGAGAAGACACCAAATTAAGCACAATCATATATCAATCCATTTGCATTTGGGCCAGTAGAAAAATGAAAAGATGTTTGATCCCCGAGAAATGTAAGGTCCAGCTAAAACAAGTCTCCCTCCATGGtccatgatttttttttaaaggtCTGTCCATGGGCAAATGCAAAATATAGAAATGAAAAAGAATCACCCaacagaaaaaaggaaaatagagaTCACTAATTCTCAAGAGACTAACTTTTTCAGGTAAATTAAGAAACCTTAGGTCAATACCAGATACCAAAGGTACTCAAAATACACCAAATATGCAAGCCAGCAAGATAGCACTGCAATTAATGAGTTAGAAAAGAtagtaaacaaaagaaaaacatttATGTCACCATATCAGTAATGGAATGCGCAGTCTAATCTATAAAGGTGCACCATCCAAGGTAACAAAATCACAAGCAAAATATGCTTACACTGCCACTATCACGCATTAATTCAAAGTACATTAAGCACTCAAAGCATATGCTACTGCATTCTTTTGTGTAGTGTTGCTATTCCACAGTTCTATATTTGGTAGTTCGTACTTCTTTGCCTCATTCATTCGAAAGATCAACTAAATGAAGTATATAGCATCTGTTGCCACGGAGTAAAAACTTATAAAATGCATAGTCTAAATTCAATTAACTATCAACTTGACCCAAAAATTAAGCATTCCTATACACATGCAGTTAGTTCATGGCTGTGAATTATAAGATCAATGTTTACAAAATCTCTAAGATCAATTTGCACAAGATCCACTTACTATGCATGAATTCGATTGCTTGTACACTTTAGAGAAATCTGGTGTAAGAGCTGGAACAGGTTCTCCAGCATATTCAGGTTCTGACAAGCATTAATAGGAAAGTAAAAGTCAGCAACTCTTTGCACTAGACACAAAGTTATACTTTCCGAATCCACAATCAGATGCAAAAACCAAGAATGAGAATACATACTCAAGCATATAAACTTGAACATGGAGTAAAATCCGGAGTATAAGTGGTATGGGACATGGCAATAGGAACTTCACTCATTCAGCAAGAAAGAGCCGTCAAACTCTTTTTTGCATCTAAAAAAGAATGATCTGAATAAAAGAAGAGTCTACACTACAGACATGCATATGGAAATTTCAAACATCACATAGTTATGATAATGGGCTCATAAAGTATTGATAAGATTGTAATTTTATTCCTCTCGAAAGAAAGAAGATGAACCAAATTTCAGAGTTTACAAGGTTCCGAGTTTTGTTCTGCCAACTCAATTGTAAGTATAAGAGCAGAGAAACTAGTAATTCTAGATAGAGAAGCATGTATAAATGACCCCATTAAAGGGACTAGCACAAAATAAAACCCTTAGAATCAAGAGAACATGAAAAAGGACTTCACAACTTGCGGATACCCTAATTCACTCTATTCGTAATTACAGCTCTGAATCAACCTAGGTTTTAATGCAAATTTAATAATATTGTCACATATGAGCTGGTTTTGTTCGCAATTTGGATCATATTAGCTTTTCTTATAAAATAAACACAATATTgccataattatttttttttaacttaaaaaagaTTATTATTCTAAATATAACAATATCTTGTTCCTTAAATAGCACAGAAATTTTCATAGCACAATTAG contains:
- the LOC107768919 gene encoding uncharacterized protein LOC107768919 isoform X2, which gives rise to MTKVILKKTRQESRSSRHVLRLKAWRNFTRVSGWFCHRRLKDKRLLSRETYANGRQDRSSGVIQDRGSGFRQDSCGSTKQGDDKNFDHREVESRRLTAPEVSAAGVTYEVGTQYRAKSNLMEDTPSGSSSSLRDACFSRNVESFDMATSRYLSSDVPTDLKSVKPRTGPSGYLKVKGQVENAAITAVKRQLGSLYRQDGPPLGVEFDPLPPGAFESSVQNLVDEPEYAGEPVPALTPDFSKVYKQSNSCIGHGSISKTNSHVPNLEGASFKKSLKSAHPEYYFNEKPGQNSSIHDGDCYYLGRDSSIDMHKGSGREVAVDGRCNYKYMAKHDGAEIRTNTSSSSGFRSPRTGKVNGEQVKPRFTSCNETNLKIMEEEDLERKPSNFVLKGSKHRYCPERVLSSKVEKDYIHVDRPPVDENYNLDRVKIPWENEMRAAKRARDEDPNHQEYPRNASGTQCHPRQIIR